Part of the Acidimicrobiia bacterium genome is shown below.
ATCGCCACCGCTGGTACCGGCCAAAATAACGTCACCATCCGAAGCCAACACCATGCCATAGGCATAGTCGTTACTTCCGAACGGAACCAGGACCGTTCCTCCATTAAACGCAGAATCGAGACCTCCCGAAGTAGTTAACCGCGCTATTCCAAAATCCCAATCCACACCATTTGAGGCATACCCCCCAATCACTGCTCGGCCGGAAGAGTCAATTACAACCGAGCGGGCGTAATCGCTACTCGGCCCAAGAGCGATCGTTGCAATACCTGCTGTGCCAAAAGTCGAATCCAAAGATCCTGAACTTGACAAGCGGATCGCCAAAAAATCGTAACTGAATCCCATAGGATCTGTAGCGCTCTCTCCGACTACCACAATTTTTCCGTCGGATTGAATCGCCACTCCATAGCCTTTATCGGTCTTTGAACCAACGTCAACTGTGACTATTCCTCCGGTGCCGAAGGTGCTGTCTAGTGCGCCGGAACTGGTGTAACGCACCACCGCTACGTCATAGTTGCCGCCCACCAAGGCGTAACCCGCCACCACAACCTTGCCGTCTGACTGCACCGCCACGGATTGACCCAAGCCACCGCTTTCCACGCTGGTGGTCACCACCCCATCGGCAGAAAACGATGTATCTAAATCACCCGGGGCAGCCGACGCCACCAGACCAGCAGCAAGCACTGCCAACACCACGGTCAAGGTCCCAAGGGTCCGTTTACCCCACATGCCGAACCAACCTAGCGGGCACCCGCTTCCTGCGCTCGGCGCCCCTAAAATACTCTCGTGAGATTCTTTCCTGCTGCCTTCTTGACTTGCCTAGTCTTCTCCGTGGCCTGCGCTTCATCCACCACGCTTTCATCACCGACCACCACAACGGCCATCTCAACAGATCAACCGCTCTTGTTACTGATTTCCATCCACGTTGAAGGCTGGGAAGATGAAAACGAATACCCCGCAAAATTTAACCACCACGCCGACCTTATTTTGGATACGGCTCACCACGCTGCAGACCAACAGGCTATTTTTTCTTTTGAACTCTCCTCTACCTTTGCTCTGTCCCCCGGCGCCCCACCCGTAGTCAGCGAACTATTGTCCTTAGGCCACTCCGTGGAAGTCCACGCCGACGTTGGCGGACGCGGCACCCCCAACCTCGCCACCCTCACCGAACAACTCACCGCCAAATATCGTCAAGTCTCCTCTTTAGGATCTGATCCGGTACTCGTTTCCGGCATCTGCAGCCGCGGCCCATTTGTAGAAGCAGCCATAGCCGCCGGGTTTTCCTTAACCACTGGCGCCGTGGAGTACTGCCTCACTGCTCTTGACCCAAGCCTTCAACCGCCCGGCTTCGACCCCAACGCCTGCCCCAACCCCAGCGCATGTCACGGGCGGCCTCCCTTTGACCTCGTCACCCGGGCAACCCCTTGGTTCACCAGCCAAACACAATCTTGGGTAACCCCCGATCCAGCCGGACAGCTACTTATCGTCATCGGCGAATCCGGAGCTTCACTCCCTTGTCTCGCCGAAAGGGAACTCACCGAAAGCGGCCAATGCCAAGCCGACGCTGACGACATCACAGAGTTTGCTCGCCTCGCCGAGGAGTACGCCACTCTTGAATCGGCAATCGGTGACCCGTGCTGTGTTTTTTCAACAAGTTGGAGCATCGGAACTGCCCCTCCAGAGGGTTTTACCACTGCACTTGTTTCTTCAGTAAGCCACCTAGTGGACAACGGCACCGCTCGCTGGGCGACCCCCAGCCAAGTACTAGACGCTGCTCGATAAAGATTTTGCGAGAGTGTTAGAAAACCGTCCGCAGGTCATCTCCTTAACAGCACCAGCCACCAGGTTGGGCCCAACCAAAGGAGACCACTCATGTTTTTGCTTCATTTGCTTGCCACTTGGGTGGCCTCTTCGCTTTGGTGACCGGTCATGTGCCATCATTTGGGCCTATGTCCACTGACGCCGAACTGGCCGTCGCCCTGGCCGGCGGCGATGCACAAGCCCTGGCCGGTATTTACGACCGCTACGGCGACCACCTACACAACTTCTGTCACGGGGTTTGCCGCAACGCTGACCAAGCAGCCGACGCCACCCAACAAACCTTTTTGCTGGCCTTTGAACGCATCGGCCAACTCCGCGACCCCACCCGCCTCAAATCTTGGCTCTTTGCTATCGCCCGGAACGAAGTCATGAAAGGCTTCAGGGACACCTCACGCACTCGGCCGGTAGACGACGAAGCGATACTAGAAACCGCTACCGACGCTGACGCCGTGGAAGCCACTTTAGAAACCGCCGAGTTGCAAGGCTTAGTGTGGGAAGCCGCCGTTGGTCTCGACGAACGTGACCGTTTACTGCTTGAACTCAACGTACGGTCCGGCCTCGAAGGCGCCGAACTGGCCGATGCCGTAGGGGTTTCCGTTGACCACAGTTACGTACTGGTCAAACGCATGCGCGAGCGGGTAGAAAAATCTTTAGGTGCTTTGTTGGTGGCCCGCCAAGCCCGCAACATGTGCGACGACCTTGAACGCCTGTTAAGCGACTGGGACGGCACCTTCTCTATTCCGGTACGCAAACGAGTCAGTCGCCACCTCACCCAATGCGACGACTGCGATCAGCGACGCCGCAAGCTGGTTTCTCCCTTGGCTCTCTACGGAGTTGCCCCCGTGTTAGCTGCCCCCTTGGGTCTACGCCAAGCCATTTTGGAATCTGCTGGTTCCTGGGTCGAAACCGCCCACGCCAGCGAATACAACTGGGGCGAAGATGGTTTTCCCGAGCCGTTGGAAGACTGGTATGCCGTTGAGCAAACCAACAACGCAGACACGCCCGGTGAGGCATCTTCAACTCACGACACAAACAACATGGCCAGCCGCTTTCGCAACGTACGCCGCTTTGGGCTTTCTGTGGTGGTCGTCGGCGGGCTCATCTTGGCCGGGGTGACGGTAACCCAAGGCAGCGAGAACCAAGCCATATTGGATAGTTCCTCGACGCTGAAATCAAACGGCGGCGGTCAAGAGATCATCACCCAGGTTGTCCCTGCCCCGACGACCTCTGTAGCCCCGACAACAACCGTGATGACTCCCCCAACCACCACCGTGGTGCCTACCGAAACGACCGTTCCTCCCGCCA
Proteins encoded:
- a CDS encoding sigma-70 family RNA polymerase sigma factor; the encoded protein is MSTDAELAVALAGGDAQALAGIYDRYGDHLHNFCHGVCRNADQAADATQQTFLLAFERIGQLRDPTRLKSWLFAIARNEVMKGFRDTSRTRPVDDEAILETATDADAVEATLETAELQGLVWEAAVGLDERDRLLLELNVRSGLEGAELADAVGVSVDHSYVLVKRMRERVEKSLGALLVARQARNMCDDLERLLSDWDGTFSIPVRKRVSRHLTQCDDCDQRRRKLVSPLALYGVAPVLAAPLGLRQAILESAGSWVETAHASEYNWGEDGFPEPLEDWYAVEQTNNADTPGEASSTHDTNNMASRFRNVRRFGLSVVVVGGLILAGVTVTQGSENQAILDSSSTLKSNGGGQEIITQVVPAPTTSVAPTTTVMTPPTTTVVPTETTVPPATETTVVPEPTVPPTTEAPPETTTTTTTTTTTTTLPPVPTPNNFSIDPGGQAIWIAWAPPTPLPPGGYEVGIQDDGGPWVITAVQTPPQLTHGFHNLACGHLYTVGVRYIDDEGRTSEWVSGTAHIC